The window TGGAAATAGATTTTGGGAAGGAAAAGAGAAAAATCTATTGGAAGTATGATGAGAGCAAAGCGAATGTAGAATGGCTAGATAATGTGACAATTAAAATAAATGACCAAACTCTAAATATATTTAACGATAAGTATGATTGGCGACAGGATCCTGACTGGGAAGTGAATAGAAGGAGTTAGTTAATTCTTTCTTAAAGATTTATTAGGAAGACACGAAAGTTAATTCCATATCCACCAATATAAAGAATGGACATTACATACTAAATTAATAATATGTAATGTCCTTTTGATTCAACTATTTTTTGGTTTCGATTAAATAACAACTACTAACTAATATTTAAATTTGGAAATTAGCAACTGTAACTCTTCAGCCATTTCTGTCAAAGCATGAGCTGAAGCAGAAATTTCTTCCATTGCTGCCAGTTGCTGTTGTGCGGATGCTGCTACCTGTTCTGATGCTGCGGCATTGCCTTGTGCCAATAAAGCATTTTCATTAACTCGTTCAGTAGTATCCTGTATAGAAGCAGACACCTGTTGAACAGTTGCCGAGACCTCTTCCATTTGAGGAGTTACTTTATTCATCGTATCAATAATTCCATAGAATCTTGTTACAGCCTCATTGGAGATTGCCACGCCATTGTTCACTTCTTGTGTAACATGTGACATGATTTTAACCGTATTTTCCGTATCATTCTGTATGGCTGAAATAATATCTTGGATATCTTTTGCAGATTCCCTCGATTGTTCCGCTAACTTTTTCACTTCATTAGCTACAACTGCAAAGCCTTTTCCATGCTCACCAGCTCTTGCTGCTTCGATTGAAGCATTTAGTGATAATAGGTTAGTTTGTTCGGCAATGCCAGTAATGATTTTTAGAATTGAATCGACTTGTTTCGAACGCTCGGTCAATGATTGGATATTTTTATTCGATTCTAGGACCGACTCATGGATTGATTCCATTTGGTTGACGATTTTCCCTACTGATTCACCACCTGCTCGTGCTTGTTTTGATGCCTCTTGTGTAAGTTCTGTTACTTCTGACGAGGAGCTGGCGATATGAGTTGCACCATTGGATATTTCATTTAAAGCAAGGACACTGGACTCGACACTTTCTTTTTGCTTTTCTACACTAGCAGAAACATGTTGAATAGATGTTGAAACCTGTTCCGTTACAGCACTCGTTTCTTCGGAACTTGCTGATAATTCTTCCGCTGAAGCGGCAACTTGTTCCGCATTCTGTTCTATATTGCGTAAAAGCGTTTTTAAATTTTCCTGCATAGTTATGAAAGCTTGTCCTAATTGTCCAATTTCATCAGTTGTTCTAATGTTAATGGACTCTGTAAGGTCACCGTTACTAATCGTTA is drawn from Lysinibacillus sp. SGAir0095 and contains these coding sequences:
- a CDS encoding DUF5412 family protein; the encoded protein is MDHCQEQTIRLEIDFGKEKRKIYWKYDESKANVEWLDNVTIKINDQTLNIFNDKYDWRQDPDWEVNRRS
- a CDS encoding methyl-accepting chemotaxis protein; translation: MGKRKLPKLGNLKPKLIFAFAFILILPSIIIGARSYIAAKDAINNELLQGIEDNLKILNLSIDNAITPKIHDIGKISNQMNTIGIQKENTQQIEDYLEQYIELHPEVESIYIGLADGSLIIPNADVGADFDARERSWFKEAIAQKEQAIISDPYVSVTTNEVVVAVSQTTSDGANVIGIDLKMSYIKELAELINIGQEGYALLLDKNGNYIVHPENEAGTEAKESFYKNMYNGQSGNFEYELDGRSKVMGFTTNELTGWKVAGNLYTSEISNAASPILNATIFVIVIALIIGATIVYFIIRSIVAPINNLKEKAITISNGDLTESINIRTTDEIGQLGQAFITMQENLKTLLRNIEQNAEQVAASAEELSASSEETSAVTEQVSTSIQHVSASVEKQKESVESSVLALNEISNGATHIASSSSEVTELTQEASKQARAGGESVGKIVNQMESIHESVLESNKNIQSLTERSKQVDSILKIITGIAEQTNLLSLNASIEAARAGEHGKGFAVVANEVKKLAEQSRESAKDIQDIISAIQNDTENTVKIMSHVTQEVNNGVAISNEAVTRFYGIIDTMNKVTPQMEEVSATVQQVSASIQDTTERVNENALLAQGNAAASEQVAASAQQQLAAMEEISASAHALTEMAEELQLLISKFKY